The following coding sequences lie in one Mus musculus strain C57BL/6J chromosome 11, GRCm38.p6 C57BL/6J genomic window:
- the Cybc1 gene encoding cytochrome b-245 chaperone 1 isoform 1 (isoform 1 is encoded by transcript variant 3), with the protein MYMQVETRTSTRLHLKRAPGIRSWSLLVGILSTGLAAAYYSGDSLGWKLFYVTGCLFVAVQNLEDWEEAIFNKNTGKVILKTFSLYKKLLTLLRAGHDQVVVLLKDIQDVNVEEEKVRYFGKGYMVVLRFATGFSHPLTQSAVMGRRSDVEAIAKLITSFLELHRLESPSERSQSSDSEPDGPGGQS; encoded by the exons ATGTATATGCAGGTGGAGACACGCACCAGCACCCGCCTCCATCTGAAGAGGGCTCCAGGCATCCGGTCTTGGTCCCTGCTGGTCG GAATATTATCCACTGGCCTGGCTGCTGCCTATTACAGTGGAG ATAGTCTGGGCTGGAAGCTCTTCTATGTCACAGGCTGCCTATTTGTGGCTGTACAGAACTTGGAAGACTGGGAG GAGGCCATTTTCAACAAGAACACTGGGAAGGTCATCTTAAAAACATTCAGCCTCTACAAGAAGCTGCTGACTCTTCTCAGAGCGGGCCACGATCAAG TGGTggttctgttgaaagacatccaGGATGTGAATGTGGAGGAGGAAAAGGTCCGTTACTTTGGGAAGGGCTACATGGTGGTGCTCCGGTTTGCAACAGGCTTCTCCCACCCTCTCACTCAGAGTGCAGTCATGGGCCGACGCAG TGATGTGGAAGCCATTGCCAAACTCATCACTAGCTTCTTGGAGCTGCACCGCCTGGAGAGCCCCTCAGAACGGTCACAGAGCAGCGACAGTGAACCTGATGGCCCTGGTGGCCAGAGTTGA
- the Cybc1 gene encoding cytochrome b-245 chaperone 1 isoform 2 (isoform 2 is encoded by transcript variant 4), with protein sequence MYMQVETRTSTRLHLKRAPGIRSWSLLVGILSTGLAAAYYSGGGHFQQEHWEGHLKNIQPLQEAADSSQSGPRSSGGSVERHPGCECGGGKGPLLWEGLHGGAPVCNRLLPPSHSECSHGPTQ encoded by the exons ATGTATATGCAGGTGGAGACACGCACCAGCACCCGCCTCCATCTGAAGAGGGCTCCAGGCATCCGGTCTTGGTCCCTGCTGGTCG GAATATTATCCACTGGCCTGGCTGCTGCCTATTACAGTGGAG GAGGCCATTTTCAACAAGAACACTGGGAAGGTCATCTTAAAAACATTCAGCCTCTACAAGAAGCTGCTGACTCTTCTCAGAGCGGGCCACGATCAAG TGGTggttctgttgaaagacatccaGGATGTGAATGTGGAGGAGGAAAAGGTCCGTTACTTTGGGAAGGGCTACATGGTGGTGCTCCGGTTTGCAACAGGCTTCTCCCACCCTCTCACTCAGAGTGCAGTCATGGGCCGACGCAG TGA
- the Hexdc gene encoding hexosaminidase D isoform X6: MIDQILELHRDVRWLHIGCDEVYYLGEGETSKQWLQQEQNSHAKLCLSHMQAVASHVLTQHPGVTPLVWDDMLRDIPQEQLKASGVPQLVEPVLWDYGADLDVHGKVFLIGKYQECGFQRLWAASAFKGATGASQALPPVEHHIRNHELWLQVAGSGPKDALQGIILTGWQRYDHFSVLCELLPVGIPSLAACLQSLVHGGFAEDVRLRAERFLGVSSLEIADTVRYVTGWFSPYHRRRKLVHPVMIQHIQPEALSLLSRWNNLVQQLEVALQPVFYPDTIEEWLEENVLPSLQRLQDLLQDLGEAAARQPPPTSPGWDTGQNP, encoded by the exons ATGATCGATCAAATTCTGGAGCTACACAGGGATGTCCGGTGGCTCCACATTGGCTGTGACGAG GTCTACTACTTGGGTGAGGGGGAAACCTCAAAACAGTGGCTACAGCAGGAACAGAACAGCCATGCGAAATTGTGCCTGAGCCACATGCAGGCAGTAGCCAGCCATGTGCTGACCCAGCACCCTGGCGTAACACCCTTGGTGTGGGATGACATGCTACGGGACATCCCTCAGGAACAGCTAAAAG CATCTGGGGTGCCTCAACTGGTGGAGCCTGTCCTCTGGGACTATGGAGCTGACCTGGATGTCCATGGCAAAG TTTTCCTCATAGGAAAGTACCAGGAGTGTGGCTTCCAGAGGCTGTGGGCTGCCAGTGCCTTCAAGGGGGCCACAGGAGCTAGTCAGGCTCTGCCCCCTGTTGAGCACCACATCAGAAACCATGAGCTGTGGCTGCAGGTGGCAGGCAGTGGACCAAAGGATGCTCTACAAGGAATCATCCTGACGGGCTGGCAGAG GTACGACCACTTCTCTGTGCTGTGTGAGCTGCTTCCGGTGGGGATCCCATCCCTGGCTGCCTGCCTACAGTCACTTGTACATG GAGGCTTTGCTGAGGATGTTAGGCTGAGAGCGGAACGCTTCCTTGGGGTTTCAAGCCTGGAGATAGCGGATACTGTAAG GTATGTCACTGGCTGGTTCAGCCCCTACCATCGTAGACGGAAGCTTGTTCACCCAGTTATGATCCAGCACATACAGCCGGAGGCACTCAG CCTTCTAAGTAGGTGGAACAACCTCGTGCAGCAGTTGGAGGTGGCCCTGCAGCCGGTCTTCTACCCGGACACCATAGAGGAGTGGCTGGAGGAGAATGTGCTCCCGAGTCTGCAGCGACTGCAGGATCTGCTGCAGGACCTGGGTGAGGCGGCTGCCCGACAGCCACCACCCACCAGCCCAGGCTGGGACACAGGGCAGAACCCCTGA
- the Cybc1 gene encoding cytochrome b-245 chaperone 1 isoform 3 (isoform 3 is encoded by transcript variant 5) codes for MNVETHTRWYFHFPFLVGRVVSGRFGLQLCFSKPGRLCSRAQVPRMYMQVETRTSTRLHLKRAPGIRSWSLLVGILSTGLAAAYYSGDSLGWKLFYVTGCLFVAVQNLEDWEEAIFNKNTGKVILKTFSLYKKLLTLLRAGHDQVVVLLKDIQDVNVEEEKVRYFGKGYMVVLRFATGFSHPLTQSAVMGRRSDVEAIAKLITSFLELHRLESPSERSQSSDSEPDGPGGQS; via the exons ATGAATGTAGAGACTCATACACGATGGTACTTTCACTTCCCGTTCTTGGTGGGAAGAGTTGTTTCTGGAAGATTCGG GCTTCAGTTGTGTTTTTCCAAGCCTGGTCGGCTGTGCAGTAGAGCCCAGGTTCCAAGAATGTATATGCAGGTGGAGACACGCACCAGCACCCGCCTCCATCTGAAGAGGGCTCCAGGCATCCGGTCTTGGTCCCTGCTGGTCG GAATATTATCCACTGGCCTGGCTGCTGCCTATTACAGTGGAG ATAGTCTGGGCTGGAAGCTCTTCTATGTCACAGGCTGCCTATTTGTGGCTGTACAGAACTTGGAAGACTGGGAG GAGGCCATTTTCAACAAGAACACTGGGAAGGTCATCTTAAAAACATTCAGCCTCTACAAGAAGCTGCTGACTCTTCTCAGAGCGGGCCACGATCAAG TGGTggttctgttgaaagacatccaGGATGTGAATGTGGAGGAGGAAAAGGTCCGTTACTTTGGGAAGGGCTACATGGTGGTGCTCCGGTTTGCAACAGGCTTCTCCCACCCTCTCACTCAGAGTGCAGTCATGGGCCGACGCAG TGATGTGGAAGCCATTGCCAAACTCATCACTAGCTTCTTGGAGCTGCACCGCCTGGAGAGCCCCTCAGAACGGTCACAGAGCAGCGACAGTGAACCTGATGGCCCTGGTGGCCAGAGTTGA